The following proteins are encoded in a genomic region of Streptomyces collinus Tu 365:
- the yidC gene encoding membrane protein insertase YidC gives MDTIASLFSFITTPVSWVIVQFHTVYGAIFGPDTGWAWGLSIVSLVILIRICLIPLFVKQIKATRAMQTLQPEMKKIQERYKNDKQRQSEEMMKLYKESGTNPLSSCLPILAQSPFFFALYHVLNGIASGQTIGVINDQLLESARKAHIFGAPLAAKFKDSAATIHDLGASVTDVRVVTVIMIVMMSASQFYTQRQLMTKNVDTTVKTPFMQQQKMLMYVFPIMFAVFGINFPVGVLVYWLTTNVWTMGQQMYVIHNNPTPGSKAQAAYLERLTKHVTTHGKVRRRSEKTIVKAIVAKGRDRNESERKFINALTKAGLAAAADGTVAKSESQTVVQAEDGTATTVTARRQQPRRQSKSQRQSGPRQPGDAPATTSLEKSDDLQVGEPQDDKPAAPKQSQKPGSGTRSKAQSGQRKGGPQRPKSPSKK, from the coding sequence GTGGACACGATTGCCAGCCTCTTCAGCTTCATCACGACACCTGTCTCCTGGGTCATCGTCCAGTTCCACACGGTGTACGGCGCCATCTTCGGCCCTGACACCGGATGGGCCTGGGGCCTGTCCATCGTGTCCCTGGTGATCCTGATCCGCATCTGCCTGATCCCGCTCTTCGTGAAGCAGATCAAGGCAACCCGGGCGATGCAGACGCTCCAGCCCGAGATGAAGAAGATCCAGGAGCGCTACAAGAACGACAAGCAGCGTCAGTCCGAAGAGATGATGAAGCTGTACAAGGAGTCGGGCACCAACCCGCTCTCCTCGTGCCTTCCCATCCTGGCGCAGTCCCCGTTCTTCTTCGCCCTGTACCACGTGCTCAACGGCATCGCCTCGGGCCAGACCATCGGCGTCATCAACGACCAGCTGCTGGAGAGCGCGCGTAAGGCGCACATCTTCGGGGCCCCGCTGGCCGCGAAGTTCAAGGACAGCGCCGCCACCATCCACGACCTGGGCGCCTCGGTCACCGACGTCCGCGTCGTGACGGTGATCATGATCGTCATGATGTCGGCGTCGCAGTTCTACACGCAGCGCCAGCTGATGACGAAGAACGTCGACACCACCGTGAAGACCCCGTTCATGCAGCAGCAGAAGATGCTGATGTACGTCTTCCCGATCATGTTCGCCGTCTTCGGCATCAACTTCCCGGTCGGTGTCCTCGTCTACTGGCTGACCACCAACGTGTGGACCATGGGCCAGCAGATGTACGTGATCCACAACAACCCGACCCCGGGTTCCAAGGCCCAGGCCGCCTACCTGGAGCGCCTGACCAAGCACGTGACGACCCACGGCAAGGTCCGCCGCCGCAGCGAGAAGACCATCGTCAAGGCGATCGTCGCCAAGGGCCGCGACCGCAACGAGTCCGAGCGCAAGTTCATCAACGCGCTGACCAAGGCCGGCCTCGCCGCAGCCGCCGACGGCACCGTGGCGAAGAGCGAGAGCCAGACCGTGGTGCAGGCCGAGGACGGCACGGCCACCACCGTGACGGCACGGCGCCAGCAGCCCAGGAGGCAGAGCAAGTCCCAGCGCCAGTCCGGGCCGAGGCAGCCCGGCGACGCCCCTGCGACCACCTCGCTGGAGAAGTCCGACGACCTGCAGGTCGGCGAGCCGCAGGACGACAAGCCCGCTGCTCCCAAGCAGTCCCAGAAGCCCGGCTCCGGCACCCGCAGCAAGGCCCAGTCCGGCCAGCGCAAGGGTGGCCCGCAGCGGCCCAAGTCCCCGTCCAAGAAGTAA
- the yidD gene encoding membrane protein insertion efficiency factor YidD — protein MKYPLLALIKLYQWTISPLLGPVCKYYPSCSHYGYTAIDRHGAIKGTALTAWRILRCNPWSLGGVDHVPPRKRPRWHELLRDAWRARKGGTSAAEPALEDKTISDHPSSPAAETSPHAQGA, from the coding sequence ATGAAGTACCCGCTACTGGCTCTGATCAAGCTGTACCAGTGGACGATCAGTCCCCTGCTGGGGCCGGTGTGCAAGTACTACCCGTCGTGCTCTCATTACGGCTACACGGCCATCGACCGGCACGGTGCGATCAAGGGAACGGCACTCACCGCCTGGCGCATCCTCCGGTGCAACCCGTGGTCGCTCGGCGGTGTGGACCATGTCCCGCCGCGCAAGCGCCCGCGGTGGCACGAACTGCTGCGCGACGCATGGCGCGCACGCAAGGGCGGGACCTCCGCCGCCGAACCGGCCCTCGAGGACAAGACGATCTCCGATCACCCCTCGAGCCCGGCCGCAGAGACCTCGCCCCATGCCCAAGGAGCATGA
- the rnpA gene encoding ribonuclease P protein component: MLPTEHRLRRREDFATAVRRGRRAGRPTLVVHLRSGATDPHAPGESAPPTRAGFVVSKAVGGAVVRNQVKRRLRHLMRDRVALFPPGSLVVVRALPGAGDADHAQLARDLDAAVQRLLGGGAR; the protein is encoded by the coding sequence GTGCTGCCTACCGAGCATCGGCTGAGGCGGCGCGAGGACTTCGCGACCGCGGTACGACGGGGGCGCCGGGCAGGCCGCCCGACCCTCGTCGTCCACCTTCGAAGCGGTGCCACGGACCCGCACGCGCCTGGGGAGAGCGCTCCCCCGACGCGTGCGGGTTTCGTCGTGAGCAAGGCCGTGGGTGGCGCGGTCGTGCGCAACCAAGTGAAGCGCAGACTGCGCCATCTGATGCGTGACCGAGTCGCCCTGTTCCCCCCCGGTAGCCTGGTAGTCGTACGAGCGCTGCCCGGAGCGGGCGACGCAGACCACGCACAGCTGGCCCGAGACCTGGACGCCGCCGTTCAGCGGCTGCTGGGAGGGGGCGCGCGATGA
- the rpmH gene encoding 50S ribosomal protein L34 has translation MSKRTFQPNNRRRAKTHGFRLRMRTRAGRAILANRRSKGRASLSA, from the coding sequence GTGAGCAAGCGCACCTTCCAGCCGAACAACCGTCGTCGCGCGAAGACCCACGGCTTCCGCCTGCGGATGCGCACCCGTGCCGGCCGCGCGATTCTCGCGAACCGTCGCAGCAAGGGTCGCGCCAGCCTGTCCGCCTGA
- the dnaA gene encoding chromosomal replication initiator protein DnaA, protein MADVPADLAAVWPRVLDQLLGEGRGQGVEAKDEHWIRRCQPLALVADTALLAVPNEFAKNVLEGRLAPVVSETLSRECGRPIRIAITVDDSAGEPPAPQPSPGQPQRYEEPEPPSAYEGYGRHRAPEPPPGGEPGPRGEQMPTARPAYPSEYQRPEPGAWPRSGQDDYGWQQQRLGFPERDPYASPSQESYGSSGQDSYGAPSQDYRPQSVDRPSYEPKRGDYDAPHPDYDRPERSDYRRQDRSDYDRQERPDYDRPDRSDYDRPDRSDYSVPRAEYDQRDPVRRELPDAPGGAGPAHRGGPGRPDLPPAGGSGAPGPLAAKPAPASGPGEPTARLNPKYLFDTFVIGASNRFAHAAAVAVAEAPAKAYNPLFIYGESGLGKTHLLHAIGHYARSLYPGTRVRYVSSEEFTNEFINSIRDGKGDSFRKRYREMDILLVDDIQFLADKESTQEEFFHTFNTLHNANKQIVLSSDRPPKQLVTLEDRLRNRFEWGLITDVQPPELETRIAILRKKAVQEQLNAPPEVLEFIASRISRNIRELEGALIRVTAFASLNRQPVDLGLTEIVLKDLIPGGEDSAPEITATAIMGATADYFGLTVEDLCGTSRGRALVTARQIAMYLCRELTDLSLPKIGAQFGGRDHTTVMHADRKIRALMAERRSIYNQVTELTNRIKNG, encoded by the coding sequence GTGGCTGACGTACCTGCCGATCTTGCCGCAGTGTGGCCACGAGTACTGGACCAGCTCCTCGGTGAGGGCCGCGGGCAGGGCGTCGAGGCGAAGGACGAGCACTGGATCCGGCGCTGCCAGCCGCTGGCGCTGGTCGCGGACACCGCTCTCCTCGCCGTGCCGAACGAATTCGCGAAGAACGTGCTGGAGGGCCGTCTCGCGCCGGTCGTGAGCGAGACCCTGAGCCGCGAGTGCGGCCGCCCCATCCGCATCGCGATCACCGTGGACGACTCCGCGGGCGAGCCGCCGGCCCCGCAGCCGTCCCCCGGCCAGCCGCAGCGCTACGAGGAGCCGGAGCCCCCCTCCGCGTACGAGGGCTACGGCCGGCACCGCGCCCCCGAACCGCCGCCGGGCGGCGAGCCGGGTCCCCGCGGCGAGCAGATGCCGACCGCCCGTCCCGCGTATCCGTCCGAGTACCAGCGCCCCGAGCCCGGCGCCTGGCCGCGGTCGGGGCAGGACGACTACGGCTGGCAGCAGCAGCGCCTCGGCTTCCCCGAGCGCGACCCCTACGCCTCGCCGTCGCAGGAGTCCTACGGCTCCTCCGGCCAGGACTCCTACGGCGCGCCGTCCCAGGACTACCGCCCGCAGAGCGTGGACCGTCCGTCGTACGAGCCGAAGCGCGGCGACTACGACGCCCCGCACCCCGACTACGACCGTCCGGAGCGCTCCGACTACAGGCGCCAGGACCGGTCCGACTACGACCGCCAGGAACGGCCGGACTACGACCGTCCCGACCGGTCCGACTACGACCGTCCCGACCGGTCCGACTACAGCGTTCCGCGCGCCGAGTACGACCAGCGCGACCCGGTCCGCCGTGAGCTGCCCGACGCACCGGGCGGCGCCGGACCCGCGCACCGGGGCGGCCCCGGCCGTCCCGACCTGCCGCCGGCCGGCGGAAGCGGTGCGCCCGGTCCGCTGGCGGCGAAGCCCGCCCCGGCGAGCGGCCCCGGTGAGCCGACCGCCCGGCTGAACCCGAAGTACCTCTTCGACACCTTCGTCATCGGTGCCTCCAACCGGTTCGCGCACGCGGCCGCGGTCGCGGTCGCCGAGGCACCCGCGAAGGCGTACAACCCCCTGTTCATCTACGGGGAGTCGGGGCTCGGCAAGACCCATCTGCTGCACGCGATCGGGCACTACGCGCGCAGCCTCTACCCGGGCACGCGGGTGCGGTACGTCAGCTCGGAGGAGTTCACCAACGAGTTCATCAACTCCATCCGCGACGGCAAGGGCGACAGCTTCCGCAAGCGCTACCGCGAGATGGACATCCTGCTCGTCGACGACATCCAGTTCCTCGCGGACAAGGAGTCGACGCAGGAGGAGTTCTTCCACACCTTCAACACGCTCCACAACGCCAACAAGCAGATCGTGCTGTCCTCCGACCGGCCGCCCAAGCAGCTGGTGACGCTGGAGGACCGGCTGCGCAACCGCTTCGAGTGGGGCCTGATCACGGACGTCCAGCCGCCCGAGCTGGAGACGCGTATCGCGATCCTGCGCAAGAAGGCGGTGCAGGAACAGCTCAACGCCCCGCCGGAGGTACTGGAGTTCATCGCCTCGCGGATCTCGCGGAACATCCGTGAGCTGGAGGGCGCGCTGATCCGGGTGACGGCGTTCGCGTCGCTCAACCGGCAGCCGGTGGACCTGGGTCTGACGGAGATCGTGCTGAAGGACCTGATCCCGGGCGGCGAGGACTCGGCGCCGGAGATCACGGCGACGGCCATCATGGGGGCGACCGCCGACTACTTCGGCCTCACGGTCGAGGACCTGTGCGGAACCTCGCGCGGCCGGGCGCTGGTGACGGCGCGCCAGATCGCCATGTACCTCTGCCGTGAGCTGACGGACCTCTCGCTGCCCAAGATCGGGGCGCAGTTCGGCGGCCGCGACCACACGACGGTGATGCACGCGGACCGCAAGATCCGCGCGCTGATGGCCGAGCGGCGCTCGATCTACAACCAGGTCACGGAACTCACCAACCGCATCAAGAACGGCTGA
- the dnaN gene encoding DNA polymerase III subunit beta: protein MKIRVERDVLAEAVAWAARSLPARPPAPVLAGLLLKAEDGQLSLSSFDYEVSARVSVEAEVEEDGTVLVSGRLLADISRALPNRPVEISTDGVRATVVCGSSRFTLHTLPVEEYPSLPQMPNATGTVPGEVFASAVSQVAIAAGRDDTLPVLTGVRIEIEGDTVTLASTDRYRFAVREFLWKPENPDVSAVALVPAKTLQDTAKALTSGDSVILALSGSGAGEGLIGFEGAGRRTTTRLLEGDLPKYRTLFPTEFNSVAVIETAPFVEAVKRVALVAERNTPVRLSFEQGVLILEAGSSDDAQAVERVDAQLDGDDISIAFNPTFLLDGLSAIDSPVAQLSFTTSTKPALLSGKPALDAEADDAYKYLIMPVRLSG from the coding sequence GTGAAGATCCGGGTGGAACGCGACGTACTCGCGGAGGCAGTGGCCTGGGCGGCACGCAGCCTCCCGGCCCGTCCGCCGGCGCCTGTCCTCGCCGGGCTGCTGCTGAAGGCCGAGGACGGCCAGCTGAGCCTGTCGAGCTTCGACTACGAGGTGTCAGCGCGGGTCAGCGTCGAGGCGGAGGTCGAGGAGGACGGCACCGTGCTCGTCTCCGGCCGGCTCCTCGCCGACATCTCCCGCGCCCTCCCCAACCGCCCGGTGGAGATCTCCACAGACGGTGTACGGGCGACCGTGGTCTGCGGCTCCTCGCGCTTCACCCTCCACACCCTGCCGGTGGAGGAGTACCCGAGCCTGCCGCAGATGCCGAACGCCACGGGCACCGTCCCCGGCGAGGTCTTCGCGTCCGCCGTCTCCCAGGTGGCCATCGCCGCCGGCCGTGACGACACGCTGCCCGTGCTGACCGGTGTGCGCATCGAGATCGAGGGCGACACGGTCACCCTGGCCTCCACCGACCGCTACCGCTTCGCGGTCCGCGAGTTCCTGTGGAAGCCGGAGAACCCGGACGTCTCCGCGGTCGCCCTGGTGCCCGCCAAGACGCTCCAGGACACGGCCAAGGCCCTGACCAGCGGCGACAGCGTCATCCTGGCGCTGTCCGGGTCGGGCGCCGGCGAGGGCCTCATCGGTTTCGAGGGCGCGGGCCGCCGTACGACCACGCGTCTGCTCGAGGGCGACCTGCCGAAGTACCGCACGCTGTTCCCGACCGAGTTCAACTCCGTCGCCGTGATCGAGACCGCCCCCTTCGTGGAGGCCGTCAAGCGTGTGGCCCTGGTCGCCGAGCGCAACACCCCGGTGCGGCTGAGCTTCGAGCAGGGTGTGCTGATCCTGGAGGCCGGCTCCAGCGACGACGCACAGGCTGTGGAAAGGGTCGACGCCCAGCTCGACGGCGACGACATCTCGATCGCCTTCAACCCGACCTTCCTGCTGGACGGTCTGAGCGCGATCGACTCCCCCGTGGCCCAGCTCTCGTTCACCACGTCCACTAAGCCCGCGCTGCTCAGCGGCAAGCCGGCCCTGGACGCGGAGGCCGACGATGCCTACAAGTACCTGATCATGCCGGTGCGGCTGAGCGGCTGA
- the gnd gene encoding phosphogluconate dehydrogenase (NAD(+)-dependent, decarboxylating), with product MELGLVGLGKMGGNMRERIRRAGHTVIGYDRNADVADVHSLEELVGKLSGPRVVWVMVPAGEPTQSTVDRLAELLEPGDVVVDGGNSRWTDDERHAEELAAKGIGFVDCGVSGGVWGLENGYALMYGGDAENVAKVQPVFDALKPEGDFGAVHAGKVGAGHFAKMVHNGIEYAMMQAYAEGWELLEKVDSVENVREVFRSWQEGTVIRSWLLDLAVNALDDDEHLAGLRGYAQDSGEGRWTVEAAIDNAVPLPAITASLFARFASRQEDSPQMKMIAALRNQFGGHAVEKK from the coding sequence ATGGAGCTCGGTCTCGTCGGCCTCGGCAAGATGGGCGGCAACATGCGCGAGCGGATTCGCCGCGCGGGCCACACCGTCATCGGGTACGACCGCAACGCGGACGTCGCGGATGTCCACAGCCTGGAAGAGCTTGTGGGCAAGCTCAGCGGCCCGCGCGTCGTCTGGGTGATGGTCCCGGCCGGTGAGCCCACCCAGTCGACCGTCGACCGGCTGGCCGAGCTGCTGGAGCCCGGTGACGTGGTCGTGGACGGCGGCAACTCCCGCTGGACGGACGACGAGCGGCACGCCGAGGAACTGGCGGCCAAGGGCATAGGCTTCGTCGACTGCGGCGTCTCCGGCGGCGTCTGGGGCCTGGAGAACGGGTACGCGCTGATGTACGGCGGCGACGCGGAGAACGTCGCCAAGGTGCAGCCGGTCTTCGACGCGCTCAAGCCGGAGGGCGACTTCGGCGCCGTGCACGCCGGCAAGGTCGGCGCGGGCCACTTCGCGAAGATGGTCCACAACGGCATCGAGTACGCGATGATGCAGGCCTACGCCGAGGGCTGGGAGCTGCTGGAGAAGGTCGACTCCGTGGAGAACGTCCGCGAGGTCTTCCGCTCCTGGCAGGAGGGCACGGTCATCCGCTCCTGGCTGCTCGACCTCGCGGTCAACGCGCTCGACGACGACGAGCACCTGGCGGGCCTGCGCGGTTACGCACAGGACTCCGGTGAGGGACGCTGGACGGTGGAGGCCGCCATCGACAACGCGGTGCCGCTGCCCGCGATCACCGCGTCGCTGTTCGCGCGGTTCGCCTCCCGCCAGGAGGACTCGCCGCAGATGAAGATGATCGCCGCGCTGCGCAACCAGTTCGGCGGCCACGCCGTAGAGAAGAAGTAA
- the recF gene encoding DNA replication/repair protein RecF (All proteins in this family for which functions are known are DNA-binding proteins that assist the filamentation of RecA onto DNA for the initiation of recombination or recombinational repair.), with translation MHVTHLSLADFRSYARVEVPLDPGVTAFVGPNGQGKTNLVEAVGYLATLGSHRVSSDAPLVRMGAERAVIRAQVRQGERQQLVELELNPGRANRARINRSSQVRPRDVLGIVRTVLFAPEDLALVKGDPGERRRFLDELITARSPRMAGVRSDYERVLKQRNTLLKSAALARRHGGRSMDLSTLDVWDQHLARAGAELLAQRLDLVAALQPLADKAYEQLAPGGGPVVLEYKPSAPGEAHTREDLYAQLMAALAEARKQEIDRGVTLVGPHRDDLVLRLGQLPAKGYASHGESWSYALALRLASYDLLRAEGNEPVLVLDDVFAELDARRRERLAELVAPGEQVLVTAAVDDDVPHVLVGARYAVADGTVERV, from the coding sequence ATGCACGTGACGCATCTTTCGCTGGCCGACTTCCGCTCGTACGCCCGGGTCGAGGTGCCGCTCGACCCGGGCGTCACCGCCTTCGTCGGACCCAACGGCCAGGGCAAGACCAACCTGGTCGAGGCGGTGGGCTACCTCGCCACCCTCGGCAGCCACCGGGTCTCCTCCGACGCCCCCCTGGTCCGCATGGGAGCCGAGCGGGCCGTCATCCGGGCCCAGGTCAGACAGGGCGAGCGGCAGCAGCTCGTCGAGCTGGAGCTGAACCCCGGCCGGGCCAACCGCGCCCGCATCAACCGGTCCTCGCAGGTCAGGCCGCGGGACGTGCTGGGGATCGTACGGACCGTGCTGTTCGCGCCGGAGGATCTCGCGCTGGTCAAGGGTGACCCCGGGGAGCGGCGCCGGTTCCTTGACGAGCTGATCACCGCGCGCTCCCCGCGCATGGCGGGCGTGCGCTCCGACTACGAGCGGGTGCTCAAGCAGCGCAACACGCTGCTGAAGTCCGCCGCCCTCGCGCGCCGGCACGGCGGGCGCTCCATGGACCTGTCCACGCTCGACGTGTGGGACCAGCACCTCGCGCGCGCGGGCGCCGAGCTGCTCGCCCAGCGGCTCGATCTCGTCGCCGCGCTGCAGCCGCTGGCCGACAAGGCCTACGAGCAGCTGGCGCCCGGCGGCGGGCCCGTCGTGCTGGAGTACAAGCCGTCCGCGCCAGGGGAGGCGCACACCCGCGAGGACCTCTACGCCCAGCTCATGGCCGCTCTCGCGGAGGCCCGCAAGCAGGAGATCGACCGCGGAGTCACCCTCGTGGGGCCCCACCGCGACGACCTGGTGCTGCGCCTCGGCCAGCTGCCCGCCAAGGGCTACGCCTCGCACGGCGAGTCCTGGTCCTACGCGCTGGCGTTGCGCCTGGCCTCCTACGACCTGCTGCGCGCCGAGGGCAACGAGCCGGTGCTGGTCCTGGACGACGTCTTCGCCGAGCTGGACGCCCGCCGCCGCGAGCGGCTGGCCGAGCTGGTCGCGCCCGGCGAGCAGGTGCTGGTCACCGCCGCCGTGGACGACGACGTACCGCATGTGCTGGTCGGCGCCCGGTACGCGGTGGCCGACGGAACGGTGGAGCGCGTATGA